In Aspergillus fumigatus Af293 chromosome 6, whole genome shotgun sequence, the genomic window TGCTGGTACACTTGTCCAAGGCAGGCTATGTTTCATTTTCCTCCTGATGCTCTTAATCCCTTCTGACTCGATAGACGGCTACCCTCCTTCTGTACCCCAGCAAAATGAAGCTGGGGACGAGGATCATACAGGTAGAACCAGCAAAGTGAGGAGTTCATAGCTAGTTTGTAGATGAGGTTGCTCAGTTCACTCCATACTTTTAACATGTCCATGTATGTATTGttatcattgttgttgttttAGGGTTAATGTAACTGTACCCATCTTTACCTTCAGGTGCCTAAGATCTAAGACAAGCGCACGGACCAAGACAAAATGGAGCTCCTCACTTTATCCTAACGTAAGCCCTTAGCCAGCTTTCTTAAGAGGTAAAGATAACATACAAAGTTCATAGTACATCCAAAAAGCACCTAGGTTATCTCTACACGCCTACGCACTGCTTGAGAACCCTCAACATAAATTGGCCATTTCGTGCTTTATACCTGATACAGGGCACCTGTGCTGCTCGCCTATGTTAGCAACCTAGGAAGTTGACCATCCTATACGACCTCACTTGACGAACAAGGCTGCATAGACGAGGTTATCGATACACGGGATATGCCGTCAATGCTTTCTTCGCGTAGTGAACCATCACATGTGCTAAATTCAGTGAGTTTAGAGTAGCAGGCATCCCATATCCAAGCGCTAATTCCATCCAAcatagatcatcatctctccaTCGGACACGGATTATATTGATCAATTGATCCCATCAATAAGGGAGTATAGTGTCAGCAATCGAACGTCTCAATTATTGCAGTCCCTGTCCAAGTTCGCCAGCGATAAAGAAGCCGAGATAGAAACAATATGCAACACAAACCATCAGGAATTTGTATCTTCAATCAATCACCTTCTGCGTATCAGGGAAGGAACAGTGAGCTTGACCGCGGAGATCCTTGACCTGAATCAATCTATCCAAGCTAGCACCGAACGTCTCGCCGAACAAAAGAAGGCTCTGGTAGAGTCGCGCAGTCACCGACAGAATATTGATGAGACGTCTCGTGCCATCCAGGACTGCTTGGAGGTTCTACGCCTGGCTAATCAAGTTCATGATCTACTAGCCAAGAAAAACCACTACGCGGCTTTACGGGCGCTCGAGGAACTCCAAAATGTGCACCTTAAGGACGTGACCCAATATAAAATTGCCGACATGATTCAACGCTCAGTACCAGCGACCCAGCGAGCGATAGCGGAAGCCGTGCTATCTGACCTGAATACTTGGCTCTACAGAATCCGCGAGATGTCTCAGTTTCTCGGAGAAATAGCTCTCTACCATACAGAATGCCGGAAGACAAGACTAAAGGAGAGGGCAGAGAAACTACCATACCTCAGACATTTCAAACTGAACTCTGCTATTGAGCTGGTTTCGGATGAGCACGAAGAATATGATTTATTACAGAATGAGGAACTGCAAGTTGACTTCACCCCCCTTTTTGAGTGTTTACATATCCATCAATCACTGGGGCAGATGGACAAGTTTCGGACGGAATACGCTAATACCCGTCGCCGACAAAAAGAGCTTCTAATTCCCTCCACGATAACTTTGGTTGATGAGGACGGAGCCTCCCTACACAACCTTCTAGAAGAAATGGCAGGCTTTGCTATCGTAGAGCGTGCTACCATGAAGAGAGTGCCAGACTTGAGGTCATCTGTCGACGTAGAGTCACCCTTCTCCTGATTTGCTCAGCATGAAGTCTAATGCTTATGACTAGGTTGATGAGCTCTGGGATTCAATGTGCCAAACTGCTGTGGGTCTCATTTCAAAAGCGCTTCCTGAAGTTGATAATGCTGAGAGTTTGCTCAAAATTAAAAATCTCATTGCATTATTTATGCAAACAATGAATGTTGGTCCATGCCTTCGGAGCTACCGGTGATGTTTTGTCCTCCCTCCATTACTGACCACTGCTGCACCCAGACATGGGACTTCTCAGTTGGAAAATTTGACGAACTGCTCTTGACTTTGTTCAAGAGGTACGCCGAACTTCTCAAGAAAAGATTCAGTGATGACTTCCAGGAGGTACGCTGCAATATCATGATTATCTTGTCCTTGCTAATTGAATCATAAGATCGTATCGACAGACGATTATATGCCCATGCCGATACAATCGTTAGATGAGTATGACAAGGTCCTCAATGTCAGCTGGTACAATCCTGAGAAGCCAAGGGAGGAGCAAGTGTACATCCAACAGTCTTGATTGTGAGAGTTGCGTTTTCTTCACTAACTTCAATAGGTTTCCATGTGTTCTGCCTTTTTCTCAGATGTATCCCTTGTGTTGCATCGACATCCGCAACTTCTTAAACCAGTTTTACTTCTTCGCCAATGAAGATTTCTCGCATCCGCATATGATTGATGATACTTTGAAAGATGTCAGTCACATATAGGTCCGAAAACATAGAAAGTACATTCTGACGGTCACAGGCTTTGGATGAGCTTCTTTCAAACCAAGTTTGCGATACGCTTGTTGAGCGTCTTTCTTCGCAATATCTGGGTCAGATTGTTCAGATCTTAATCAATCTGGAGCATTTTGAATCAGCATGCCGTGAgctcgaggagcttctcGCCGCGGCCCGATCGCAAGGTGCTGCGGGGGGTCCGATATCCTTAAGAGCGACGGAGAAGTTCAGAAGCAACAAAAAAGCGGCGGAAAAGCGAATCTTTGAGGTCGTCAATTCCAAAATTGATGACCTCATTGAAACTGCAGAGTATGACTGGATGGCACTCACGCCTCCGACAGAGCCCAGCAACTACATGCAAACGTTGACCCGATTTCTGTCCAATATAATGAACTCAACATTGCTCGGTCTCCCAACAGAAATCAAGGAACTCATATATTTCGATGCTCTCAGCCATGCGGCGAACATGATACTGGTAATACCATATTATTCCTTGATTTAAGAATTGGCTAATCCCGGCTCTCTCGACAGGCACAACCGCTCTCCTCAGACGTTAAAAGCATCAATCCCAATGGAGTGATGGCCCTTGCGAAAGATGTTGAATATCTTTTTCAGTTTGTTGACAGCTTGGGTGTTCCCATTCTTCGGGAGAACCTCGACGAATTGCAACAGACTGTGCATCTAATGCAGGCAGATAATACGGACGAGTTTTACGATATTTCTACGAGAAATAAGAAGTATGGCCGCGTGGATGCTATCAATGGCCCTATCCTCTTAGAAAAGTGCGTCTATCCATGGCCAAAGAGCCCGGAGCGGCCAATTACTAATTGTATTACAGACTTACACGCACAGTTCAGAGTTCGGGAAAAATTGATAAGTTCACAACACTTTCCTCAAGGTTCGGCAAGAAGTCTTGAAACGTTCAAAATTGGATGGCTCGAGATTTCTCTCGCTGACTGACCAAGCCATCTCCCCAACCAACTCTTCCTTCTAGCTTAAATAGAGTTAGGGCCCGGAGTCGATGTTAAGCATTCTGCAAACCACTCTGCCTGATTCCAATTAGAAACCGGATGGTAGTTATAGGCTCAAAATCCATCATAATACTAGCAACAAAAAAAGATGAGCATGGCGCCGTTAAAATGGACTTTCCAGTATACTCGTTAACCTGCCAATGAAGACTTGAATCTCTACAAATAATCACTTTCGAAAGGAGCATGGTTAGCTTAATCGCGTACCGACATGCCGCACAACGGGCTTCAAATACGTTAAGAAGAGTTTTGGCATACCTGCTGTGGCGGAAGATGTGGATAAGGATTGTACATTCCTTCAAAAATTTGGGATTGCGGCTGTCCATATGCGGCCGTCGGATCCGACTGAACGGCTCCCCCGTACATCGTTGGCTGTCGATATTCTTGGTCTTGTCCCATGCCATGCTGTCCCAGAGAACCGTAATCTGGGGGACCCATATGGTGCGGAGGATGTTGAACACCATGTTGAGAAGGCGGCAGTTGGGCACCTGTCGCAGCAGAGGAACCTGCAGCACCTGCGGTTGTCTGGCTCGACCGTTTCGCATGCGATGTTGCTTCTTCACGAGGCACTATGTCAATCAGGAAATCAAACATATCAGATTTCGATAAGGCCGCTGCGATATCTGATCTTTGCAACGTGCGTCGCTTGTTATCTTCAGCATGTATCCAAGCCCGCATAGTGAGTTCTGTAATGAAGATATCGCAGCCTTTCGCAAATAATATAGGCGCTTCCGCGGATATCATCTTCACCTCGGGATCTGCCTTCATGACCTTTTTTATACGGGCCAGTGGCAATTGGTGAATTTTGTAGTCATGATTGTCCGATTCGAGATGGTTGATAATGTGTTGCCAATAGGTCGTTAGTATGTCGCGGGCTGTGCCTTGTAGCCCTTGATTGACCTTTGCTATCATCAGTATCATGAAAATCACTAGGTTTGGTTACTTGCATTTGCCCAGGTCCCCGTATAAAGCTCAGCGACGGGGGCATACCCCTGCGCTGAAAGCTGTCATATTGCAAGTCAGTTTGTATCACGAGCTAGATAATGGTTGCGCTGATCTGGGTCCATCATACCGCAGCACTGGCACCTACAACAACGAATTAATTTCGACATTTGATGGGATGTTGAGAATATAGAATCTTTACGGACAGATACTACTCACCATAATGTCCGCCGTTCCTGGTGTCATACACTGGCTGCTGTCTACCTTGCTGCTGTGCGGTGCTCTGCGAAGACTGTTCCATGTCTGAGATTTTCTGGCAACAACGAAGTCAACAGAAGCGGCAAGTACAAGAAAATGGAGTATTTCAACACGTTGAAACAACAGTAATGTATCGCGAGAGGTCTCCCAGCGGCGTTACAGGGTGACTGGCGGTGCGACGCGGTAGGCGGTTGCGGGACCTGTGAATATAATAAATTAAAAATACCACACGTCAATTTTCTTCGCCGTGTCCGAGATGCAGAATATATTGCAATGGATTGCGGACTGTCCAAATAGTACTACTTGGATTGATACAAAGATGTCGACGTCAAAGGAGCGCGCTGAAACAGGTGCCAAGAATTACGCACCGTACCTATATACCTACCTACAGGTAAGAGATACACTATGTGTGCTGTTCTACTGTCTAAGTTAGGTAGGGTCCACACTCCACCAAGCAGGCCTCGATGGAACACTAACAATTGAACATGATACTCATATTACCATGCAAGAATACCGCGACAAAAACTCAAATTTTGAGCTGTTTGAACACTTCAGCTGGATAGAGCTGAGGGGTAAATGGTGTCTTCACGCCCAAAGGCAACAGGTGATGCCGTGAAGACGATTTGTTACCCCTACTGATGTGACTGTAATTCTGGACTAATATATTTGCCTTAAAACACttttgaggatgagatcTGATATCGAACTTATGTTCTTTCGTCTTCTTATACCCCCCTCTTGGTGATTTACCACCACCTACTGCTACCTTCTGATTGTGCAGCAGTCCAAGGGCTCCGCCTGTATTGAAGGTTTATTGACACATAACCTAAGGTGGCTGCTGGCTTACAATGGCCactcgcttaccgattacgttacATGTATTCTGATTACTAACACACATTGGATCACGGGATTCTACTATCCCCAACGCAGCTAAACGGGACTTGGATTTTGCGCCATAAATTCTTTCTCAAATCTTTCCTCACTGCTTTACTTTGTTCTCCTCTACACCACTTTCCACGAATATGCAAGTAGAAGCATGTGGCAAAGTTGCACTGCATTCTATTGAAGAAGGTGCCTTGAATGATCACGA contains:
- a CDS encoding Rab GTPase-binding exocyst subunit SEC15; translation: MPSMLSSRSEPSHVLNSIIISPSDTDYIDQLIPSIREYSVSNRTSQLLQSLSKFASDKEAEIETICNTNHQEFVSSINHLLRIREGTVSLTAEILDLNQSIQASTERLAEQKKALVESRSHRQNIDETSRAIQDCLEVLRLANQVHDLLAKKNHYAALRALEELQNVHLKDVTQYKIADMIQRSVPATQRAIAEAVLSDLNTWLYRIREMSQFLGEIALYHTECRKTRLKERAEKLPYLRHFKLNSAIELVSDEHEEYDLLQNEELQVDFTPLFECLHIHQSLGQMDKFRTEYANTRRRQKELLIPSTITLVDEDGASLHNLLEEMAGFAIVERATMKRVPDLRSSVDVDELWDSMCQTAVGLISKALPEVDNAESLLKIKNLIALFMQTMNTWDFSVGKFDELLLTLFKRYAELLKKRFSDDFQEIVSTDDYMPMPIQSLDEYDKVLNVSWYNPEKPREEQVSMCSAFFSDVSLVLHRHPQLLKPALDELLSNQVCDTLVERLSSQYLGQIVQILINLEHFESACRELEELLAAARSQGAAGGPISLRATEKFRSNKKAAEKRIFEVVNSKIDDLIETAEYDWMALTPPTEPSNYMQTLTRFLSNIMNSTLLGLPTEIKELIYFDALSHAANMILAQPLSSDVKSINPNGVMALAKDVEYLFQFVDSLGVPILRENLDELQQTVHLMQADNTDEFYDISTRNKKYGRVDAINGPILLEKLTRTVQSSGKIDKFTTLSSRFGKKS
- the hapE gene encoding CCAAT-binding factor complex subunit HapE, with the protein product MEQSSQSTAQQQGRQQPVYDTRNGGHYGASAALSAQGYAPVAELYTGTWANVNQGLQGTARDILTTYWQHIINHLESDNHDYKIHQLPLARIKKVMKADPEVKMISAEAPILFAKGCDIFITELTMRAWIHAEDNKRRTLQRSDIAAALSKSDMFDFLIDIVPREEATSHAKRSSQTTAGAAGSSAATGAQLPPSQHGVQHPPHHMGPPDYGSLGQHGMGQDQEYRQPTMYGGAVQSDPTAAYGQPQSQIFEGMYNPYPHLPPQQVCQNSS